DNA from Gracilinanus agilis isolate LMUSP501 chromosome 3, AgileGrace, whole genome shotgun sequence:
GGGAGTAGTTGATTGGCTTATGGTGCAACCCATACAAGTGACCATATTGTTTCCACTCATAACTTTGGTTCTGCTGCATTATTGCTGCCTAGGtctgcttttgtttttaactctATATTCCAGGGATAGTAGATTAAAGATTgttcatagaatcacaggatttagacCTTGAAGGCACCTTAGAGAACATTTATCAATCCTTTATTTGTacttatgaagaaactgagtcttggagAGGGTAAGGAACTTGTCTGAAATCATGTAGGTAATAAATAAATTCCAagggctaggatttgaacttaggttctcTGATTTTAAATCCTGAGATCTTTCTACTATAACATAGCAGGAAATGATTCCAATGACAGTTGCTCAGTCTGGGAAGCTTTGACTGTGGTCAACAAAGCCTTGAAAATAGCCTTTGAGCATCAGCAAGTTGAATGCCATAATGCTGGTATTTCAGCTGGAGCTCAGGACAATacatttagtttttgtttttgtttttgtttttttcagttataaataCACTGTTTGGTGAGGGGGCTTGTTAGAGGTGAGGATTGTTCTGTACACAGATGATCAATATTAATAGACACTAATTGACCAGactggacagagacagagacagacagacagacaccttgcactccccctccccaccacctgCCCAGCAGAGCATGGCACGGGGGCCCCTCGAGAATGTCCTGGGTTTGGTAACACTTGGTCAACGGGCAGGATGGCTGGCAAGAGGGGCAGGTCCTCAGCTGGGAGGGGGTGCCAAGTGCCAGTCGATGCCCTCAGAGCAGGAAGAGGGGCACCCTGGAATGGGCGCTTGTGGCTTGAAGTCCCTGGGACAGGCCGAGGTGGGCATCCTGGTCTCCTCACACAACGCTCAGGGCCTTTCGGGCAAACTCAGGCAGCACGAAGGCTGCGTGGTGGATGTCCGAGTTGTAGTATTTGAGGCTCATCTTCTCTACTTGCTCCTGGGTTAGCTGCTGCACCGGCTCTCGGAagttggtgggggggggggggggggggcgggtctTGCTGCAGAGCATGAAGCCGATCTGGCCTCTGGGGTAGGTGGGGATGGTGCAGTAGGCATATTCCACAACAGGGAACAGAGACTTGCAGAACTGACGCATCTCCTTGATGAGGTCCAGATGCAGCCATTGGCACTCACCCTGACAGCAGAGGATACCGTCATCTTTCAGGGCCGTCTTCATCAGCTGGTAGTAAGACTCTTTGAACAAACTCTCGGCAGGACCCATGGGGTCCGAGGAGTCGGTGATGATGACGTCAAAGGCGTCCTGGTTCTGCTGCATGAATTCAAACCCATCTCGGACATGCAGGGTCAGCTTTGGGCTGGAGTAGCCCACGGCCATGCCCGGCAAATACTTCTTAGAGACCTGGATCACATCCTCATCAATCTCACACTGGACCACAGACTCCACGGACGGGTGTTTGACCACTTCCCGAAGGACACCTCCATCCCCACCACCAATGATTAGCACCTTTCGTGGGCTGGGATGGCTGCAGAGAGGCAGGTTGGCGATCATCTCCTGGTATGAGAATTCATCCCTCTCGGTGCACTGGATGACTCCATCCAGCACCAGGAAATTGCCGTAGGTCTTACTGCGGAAGACCAGGATCTCCTGGTAGCGGGAGCGCTGGTGGTGGAGCAGCTCGTCCACTTGCAGGGACATGGCCTGGCCCGGCCACAGGCTGCACGTCTCCCGGAACCAGCCCTCGCGGATGGCTGGGGGCCCAGGTTCCATGGTGGGGCCGGGGGACGCACAGACCGCGGCGGCCGCAGCACAATGGGGCCAGGAGCGCCCGTCCGTCTGCCCTCCCGCCAGCCCGCGCCGCAGCCTCTACATTTAGTTTTTAACTGTAAGGATTCAGGTCTTTCCAGAATCCTTCAGTTAGAACCTGGAGAAAAGGGCTAACCAACAGCCTAATTCCAATccaaggtgttttgtttttatacagCTCAGTTCCTGGTCaacattactttttttaattttatttttattgtcatgcaaaacctaCTTCCAAACTCATACATagcccaaacccccaaataaagccataaacacactgatgtgaaagatagcatgctttaatccatctgactccaatagttctttcactggaggactttttttttttttaaacacttactttctatcttagcaCCAGTATTAAGAATCTATTCCAAAGCAagagagcagtaagaactaggcaatggggggtcaagggacttacccagggtcacacagccaagaagtgcctgaggccagattttaacccaggacctcccagttcCAGGCCAAGTCTATAATTGTATTCTTGTGTTATATGTGTCCCTAGAAAGTCTTGTGCATTCAATTATTCTGCAAGCTGCTTTAAGTCTTTTGTCACAGACTGTTCGAAAAGGCAAATCCATGACTCTGTTATAAGAAAAGTTACAGCCGCAGCCCTAACAAAACCTTCtgaaattttcccttttctgtcaagCATATTTATGTCAGAGGTTGTAGGACTTTGATGATACAATGAGATAAGGGAGGAAGAATAATGACAGAATGAAAGGTAAGCATAGACTGGGGAAAATTCTTGGTAAGCCCTTAAAGGGAAGGGGATGCAAAATGGAATTAGGAACTAGAAATAGAGGAAGGCAGGGAaaaataggtaattttcaaagtgaaaatagaaatgaatcagTTAGGGAAGATTAGAAGTAATGTGGTATGATGAAAAGAAAGCCAGACTTGGAAGTTAGGAAATGTAGGCTCTAGTCTTGGGTCTATTGCCAAGAAgtggtatatatttattttcagttatatgtagaaacaatttttgacaattctttcatttctctgcttctttatctgtaaaaatgaaatcaCTGGACTAAATAAACAACTAGTCAGAACCTGAGATAGCTCTATGAGAGAATAGTTTATTCTGGTGAAGTAGGTTACTTTATTGTTTATGAAAGCAATTTCTAGCACATACTTTCCTATatgtttttttaacccctactttctgtcttagtatcagttctaagacagaagaacaggaTGGACTAGGTCAAGGTTAAAAcaagttgtccagggtcacatagctggaaagtatctgaagacagatttgaatttaggaccttctgtctcccagcctggctctctatcctacCTGATTGTTTTAATCAGCAGCTCAGTGAATAGCTTTGCTGTTTCAACTCTCTCATCATCCTCTGGAATGATAGGGCAAATATAGTTACTAGACAACCTACAAATCTACCACTAGAGAAAGGAAAACTAGGAACATCAAGTTTTGCGTTTACTTTTAACATGGCAACTTTTCAGGAACAAGGGATGAATGAGAATTTAGTCAATTACTTAAAATTCCATTTCCCCTGTTTGAAAGTGTTACTAATtatatttggtttgttttttttaataggatttttaaaatgggattttAAATAATGATACCCTTAGAGAAGGTAATGGAAAGCCAAAGAATGAATCCCTAATGGTGAAAGTTCAGGCATTAAACCATCTAAATGGGGGAGATTCTTTGTATAAAAAGGGGTACCCATCAAATTATATTACCTATGTATAAGATATATTCCTTGGGGAAAAAGTGTCttaacagaatcaggaaaacattatatacagtaacaacaatattgtagaatgatcactTGTGGTAGACTTAGCTATTCACgacaatacaataatccagaactattctgagggatttaggacaaagaatgctctccttctccagagaaagaactgttggagtcagaatgcagatgaaaacatatgatttatcatttgtttattgggattttggttttatcaGATTACTCGATTACAAAAAtgatataacccagatcaaatcacctgccagcaccaggaggaagaaaggaaggagggagggagataagttcaatcatattataaaaaggaattctttgttctctctgagtttacacttgtgaaagggaatcctttattccctttgtctattttgagttaacattttggttaacaataacttaagtacccctacttagtacctctctagattgtgaagacaggattaactctcttttgtctacttttgaattgaatcaacaaaagcttgaacaccctacttagcactttcaactcaatcagccaggaaatgagaattcacacctcagtcagccaggaatctgtgaactcttttgatgagtattcacctctccagaaggtgagaagtggttcccacaaacactgccctctgggcagtgctgcGAAATTTGGTAGCAGTgatgattggcccttgtgaaaaggggataagacaagaagccactataaaaggccctgaatttctggggctaaaaaAAGtagactccaagaaggaagtcagcttgacgaaggagttggacttcaagaaggaaatcatcttcaagaagaaggtcagctcaaggaagaaaatcgaactcaggagtcaccttcagctcaagtcattgtcttgacttgcctcttggagggaacttggttGAGTGGATAgttggctttcccttcctttcttctgagagagtttaattccatttgaaggtcaacaagtcctagCTGAGTCAAGCACTGGAGCATTATTTAATTAGATGGGCTAATGTTTTCTCTacccttttctatttctctgctttcaccctttccacttcttttgtaaatataagctattaaagtcatttagaCTTTGAGCAATATTACTTTGAATTGGCAAcaaccattattatttataatctttacatattttagtcaaaattaaagtttaattcttacaatataacttaggaaaacttgtatggagatttgatattttatgtaattGGTTAAATTATCTTTTGATATTTTACAATAATTTTCATAAAGATTTGCACATGCAACATTTCAATCTAAAAAAAGTCTTAAGAGATTTCCTTGTTCTTAGAGGATTGTTTCTCTCCTCCATCCTAttaatactttttcttctttttgctttaCACCCCctctttacaaagaaaaaggtGGTGGGAAAGGagtatttttttgtaatttgcttCTGCTCCCCtaaccttcttttcttcccctaaCGAAGATCCTAATCATAAGctcttaccttttctttctttcttttttttaaacttctattaACAATCCTGCCTCTGAATCTGGAGTTGGTTTTGCTTATAACTAATCCCTCCCtgaaaattctctccctcttattcTCTTCATTCCTCCTATTCCTCATCCCTCCATTGAGTTGAAAGTATATGTTCAACAAACTATTTGTATGAaagtgtgtttgtatgtgtgtgtgtcttatcCTCCTCTGAGCAATTCAAAGTAAGGTTCAAATGTTACCTACTCCCCCAACCCTTTCTTTGTTTAAGTAAACTCCTACTTGTACAACCATATTATGTGAGTTAACaagttcttctcttccttcttccccttcctgccCTAGACTATTCTCATTCCTTCTTGTAAGCTcatcaaaa
Protein-coding regions in this window:
- the LOC123239437 gene encoding spermidine synthase-like, coding for MEPGPPAIREGWFRETCSLWPGQAMSLQVDELLHHQRSRYQEILVFRSKTYGNFLVLDGVIQCTERDEFSYQEMIANLPLCSHPSPRKVLIIGGGDGGVLREVVKHPSVESVVQCEIDEDVIQVSKKYLPGMAVGYSSPKLTLHVRDGFEFMQQNQDAFDVIITDSSDPMGPAESLFKESYYQLMKTALKDDGILCCQGECQWLHLDLIKEMRQFCKSLFPVVEYAYCTIPTYPRGQIGFMLCSKTRPPPPPPTNFREPVQQLTQEQVEKMSLKYYNSDIHHAAFVLPEFARKALSVV